GCTCGCCACCGCCTGAGACCGCCATGAGCACGCTCGAATCCGATCCTCCCTCACTGGCGGAGGCGCTCACCCGCGAACACCATGAGATCGACGCCGGAATCGAGCTGTTCATCGCCCAGTCCCGCACCACCGAAACGGTGCGGGACTGGGCACAGCCGCTGGTGGGGGCGATGAGGGCCCTGCGGCGGCACATCTACCTCGAAGAGGCGATCGTGTTTCCGCGGATCAACACCGGCGCGCTCATGATGCCGGTCATGGTCATGCTCCGCGAGCACGGCGAACTCTGGCGGGCCATGGATGCCCTCGAGGCACGGCTGGCCGGGCCTGCCGCCATCGAGGAACCCGCCCGTTCGGAGGTGATCGCCGCCTGTCACCGGATGCTCCACCTGCTCGAGGTGCACAACAGCAAGGAGGAGCCGATCATCTATCCGCATCTCGACGCGGACCTGGACGATCCGGCGCAGGTGCATCTGCGCGAGTTCCTTCGCGAGGGCCGCATTCCCGCGGGCTGGGTGTGCGAACGCGGCTGACCGGTTGCGCCGGCTCCGCAGGGCCCATCACGGCCTGATCAGTGCTCGAGCAAGGCCCAAGCAGATCCGGACCGGTGCTCGAGCAGGGCCCGATGAGGGCTACCAGGGGCGCTTGTTCTGCGCGCCCTCGACCTGCTTGTAGTTCGCGCCGCGCATCCGCGAGTGCGAGACGCCCTTGAGGGAACCGGCGTAATCGTCGGCCACCTGCACGTTGTCCAGGGTCGCCTCGGTCTCGAGCTCGTGCCGGTGCCGCTTGTCGGAGTTGCGGTAGCGCAGGTACATCATCCCGTAGTAGAGGAAGCCGGCGAGGAAGAAGACCCAGCCGATGCTGCCGCCGCCACCGTCGGAGGATCCGCTCGCCCACACCTGGCCACCCGCAGCGAGAACGTCGATGCCCATCAGCCACCCACCACCATGATGATCGTTCCGAGAACCATACCGACCACCTGCACGACGGCGGAGACCGCGAACAGTTTCGGCTTGTTGATCGGCACGCTGCCCATCGTCTCGCCCGTGCGCGCGTTCACCGCGACGTAGTGCAGGAAGGTCTGCCCGTTGGACCGGCGCTGTTGGTAGCTGTAGAGCCACACGGGAAGATAGGCCGAGGCCCAGCGCTGACCCTTGACGTCGACCTGCTCCGAATCCCAGCGAACCCCGCGGTCGTAGAACCTGAGGGTGTCGTTGACCCGGTAGCGGGTGATGTCCCGTGCCTGGGCATCGACGAGCGGAGTGAGGTCGTCGATATTCGTGTCCCGTCGCTGGGAGGTGAAACCGGCGAGGTAGTTCGAGTCGTACCGGACCGCATTCTCGACATCGAACGGCATGATCGTGTTGATGATGTTGTTCGTGTTGCGGGAGGAGTCCTGGTCGCGCCGTTCGCTCGAGGACTCGACGGTCAGATCATTGATGTAGACGTCGAAATCGCGCATGACGTGGTAGATGTCGGCGTCGTAGACGCGCTGGGTGTTGTCGCCACGTTTGACGGTGTAGGTCCGCGTCTGATGCTCACCCTGCCCGGTGAGCCGGGCATGGGCGTTGATGTCGACCACCATGTAGGGCAGGTACACGCCCATGACGTTCTCCGGCTCGAATTCCTTGAGGAACTTCGGATGCGCGTAGAACCGACGCTTCTTGACGAATTGCGAGATCTTCTCGGTCGCCTGCTCCTTGCGCAGCGCGAACGGCAGCACCATGTCGGGGACGGCGCCGTTGGGGATCTGCTGATTCATCGAGAGCTTGTTGCGGCACCAGTGACACCGGGCCTGTGTGCTCTCATCGGTGTTGATCACGACCTCGGCGCCGCAGGCGCTGCACTTGAAGGTGAGCACCACATCGGTCGAGGGCACGATGTCCTGGGAACCGGATCCCATGACGAGGCCGGACAGCTCGGAGATGTCGCTGTTGAGCCCCAGCGCCTGCTCCGCGCTCCCGGTGGCCCACTCGAATCGACAGAAGCCGCACCGGAGCATGCCGGTGGCGGGGTTGAGCGAGATCTCCGTTGCACCGCACCGGGCACACTTGGACAGTCCGTCCTTCGCCGCGGCGTCCGTCTCGATGATGCGCGGCCCCGCCGGGGAGACCGGAGGCAGACCGGTTGCCGCCGCCGCTGCGGGATCGACCATCCCGTAGCCGTCGGCGGACGGACGCGGCGCGCCCTGGGCGGGGTCGATCCCATACCCCGCACCGCCGGTCGTCGCCGGCGCTCCCGGGTTCGCGGGCGGGGTGGCTTCTGAATTCGGGTTGCTCGGGTTCACTCCGACGTCCTCTAGATCCCGAGGATCTTCGCCTTGGCGGCCTCATAGTCGTCCGCCGTGATGAGCCCCTGGTCGAGCATCGTCTTGAGCTGGGTCAGCTTCGCCACGGGATCCTCCGGCGCCGACGGCGACTGGGGCGGCTGTTGACCGTAGCCCTGGGGTGGCTGCTGTCCATAGCCCTGGGGCGGCTGCTGTCCATAACCCTGCGGGGGCTGCTGGCCATAACCCTGGGGTGGCTGCTGCCCATAACCCTGCGGGTGCTGCTGCCCGTATCCCTGCTGCGGCACCTGCTGGTACCCCTGCTGCGGCACCGGCTGCTGGAGTCCGGCGGCCGCGCCGCCGGTCGCGTTGAGTCCCATGCCGAGGAAGGCCATGTTGGCGGCTCCCCCGCCACCCTCCCCCGCTGCCTGGAAACCGCGGGCGGCGGCCTGCTGCATGAAGGAGTTCCCCCGGGCGCCTCCGAGCGCATCGGCCTTCTTCACGTCGCTCAGGAGCGCGCGCGTGTCCTCGTCGTACTCGATCGACTGCAGGGCGACCTTGACGATCGTCAGGCCGCGATCGGTGGTCCAGCTGTAGCCCTGCTCGACGGCCTGGCTGAGCGACTGGGCGAAGCCGACCGAGTCCGACTGAATCCGCGTGATCCGGTTCCCCTGGCTCGGATCGTTCGTGTAGATCGAGAACGCCTGCGCGAGCGAGCCGACCACCTCGTTGAAGAGCTGGCTGGCCGCGTCGTTGTCGAGATCGGAGAAGTCGAAGACCCGCGGGCTCGCGCTCAGGTACGTGAGCGGCACGTACTGCTTGACGAGCAGGATCGGGTCGACGATGCGCATGGTGTAGCTGCCGCGCGTGATCGCACCGACCTGCGCGCCCAGGTAGGCGTCGTCCCAATAGATCTCGGACTGGGTGCCGAAGCGGTTGTTCGGGATCTCCTTGAGGTTGACGTAGAACGCCAATTGCTGCGAGCCGGGCTGGCCGCCGAACTTGAACCGTTCCCAGGAGGTCTTGACGGTGGGGCTCACGATCCCGTCGCCGGCGAAGATCGACTGCGAGTTCTGGTCGTCGGAGGTGAAGATGAAGCCACCGGGTTCGGCGATGAACCCGGTGAGCTGGCCGTCCTGGAACGTCACGAGGCCGTAGCCCTCGGGAACGATGATCCGGCTGCCGTTCGTGATGATGTGCTCGGAGCCCTTGGTGTTCGACCCGCGCCCGGCGTTCTGGCCCTGCGGAACGGCCGGGAAGATGGCGGCCGTCGGCGCGAGGTTGTGCGGAGGAACGAGGAAGTCCTTCCACTGATCCGCGAACGTGCCGCCGATCGCGCCCGCGAATGCCTTGATGAATCCCATCCGATGTCCTCCAAGAACGCAGTGATCGAACCGTGTGCCGAACCGCTCGCTGGACGAGGCAAGCCACGAAGTCGGGCGTCGACAGTCGGCTCAGGGCCGGGCACCGGAGTCTAGCAGCCACTCCTCGGTGGAGGCCGACGACCCACACGCGTGCAGGACCGGTTCCGATAGACTCGCGGCGTTGGATATGTCGATGCCCGACCGCCCCGATGACGGGCTCCCGAAACGAGGAACGCCATGATCCGATCCATCCTCCGAGCGCTCATCCACCTGGCCACGGCGGCCCTCGGGTTCCTGCTCGCCGCGTTCCTACTCGAGCGGCTCACGCTCGCGGCGTCCGGCTTCGTCGTCGCCGTCCTCGTCTTCACCCTCGCGCAGGCGCTCGTCTCGCCGTTCGTGGTGCACCAGACCCAGAAGCGCGCCGCCGCCCTCATGAGCGGCGTCGGGCTCATCTCGACGTTCATCGCCCTGCTCCTCGCCTCGCTCGTTCCCGGCGGGCTGACCATCGCCGGGTTGGGAACGTGGATCCTCGCGACCGTCATCGTCTGGTTCGTCACCGCCGTCGGCGGCTGGATCCTGCCGCCGCTGCTTCTCAAGAAGAAGCCCTCGGCCGCACCCGCCTGAGGCGCGAGTGCTCCCGGCCGTCGCGGCGATCGACCGGTCGATCCGCTGGGGCGCCGCCGGGTGCGCGGTGCCATCTCGTTCCGCCTCGCCGACCTCCTCGCAGCCGAGGGGCCGACACCGGCGCGGAATCGAGCGTAGGCTGACACGAGCAATGTAGCCGTTGGCAGGAGGTCGGACCGATGCGTCGTCTTCGCGTGGGAATGGTGGTCCTGGCCGTCGCCGCGTCGGCGCTGAGCGGCTGCGGCGAGGCGGCCACGTCGGCACAGGGAACCTGGGGGTCCTCCGGCGGGGACGAGACCCGGCTGACGTTCACCGGGGAGGGACTCATCACCGGCACCGACGGCTGCAACCGGCTCTCGGGCACGTGGCAGCAGGACGGCGACGACGTCACCCTCGCCGGCCTTGCGACCACGCTCATGGCGTGCCCGGACGTGGACGTCTGGCTGATCGATCCGGCGAGCGCCGTGGTGGACGGCGACACGATGCACCTCTACGACTCCGACGGCGCCCAGATCGGCGACCTCTCGCGCGAATAGCGCCGGCCGCGGACTCCAGGTCGAAGGAAGCCGGAGTATCACGGAGCCGCGCACGTCCGACAAACCGGCACTCGAAACCGTCCGGGCCCGCTGGGAAATGTATTCCGGTCGACGTGCTGAATCCCACTCTCGCGCGGACCGCTTCGGATAGGGTCATGAAATGACACTCCGATTCAATCCGGCCCCTGGGTGGCCGATACCTCCCGAGGGCTGGCTGCCCCCGCCCGATTGGATACCACCCGCGTCATGGCCGCCGGCACCGGAGGGCTGGCCGCTGCTGGTGGACGACGGGGCACCCGAATATCAGCAGCACGCCCCCGGATACGGCGCCACGGAATCGACAGACCGTCAGCCGACGGCGCGGCCTTGGTACAAGAAGAAGCGCTTCATCCTGCCTCTTGGCGGTGTCGCCCTCCTCGTGGCCATCGCCATCGTCGGTGGTGGGCGGGACGATCCCGGGACGGCGGTGCCATCGGCACAGGTGGAAGGCGAAGGTCGGGCGCCGTCGGCGACTGCCGGGCAGACAGAGACCGAGGCCGCGGACGAGGAGGAGTCCGCGAGGGCCGCGGAGGAGGAGGCATCGAGGGCCGCGGAGGAAGAAGCGTCGAGGGCCGCGGAGGAGGAGTCCTCCCGAGCCGCGGAGGAAGAGGCGTCGAAGGCAGCCGCCAAAGCCGAGGAGGAGGCTGCGGCTCAAGCAGCGCTCACCGCCGGTCAGTCGAATGCGCTGCGCGCTGCCGAGTCGTATCTCAGCTTCATGCCGTTTTCACGGAACGGTTTGATCGAACAGTTGTCATCGGAGTACGGCGATGGATATTCCGTCGAGGATGCCACATTCGCGGCGGACAACGTCGAGGTGGACTGGAACGAACAGGCAGCCAAGGCCGCCGCGAACTACCTCGACCTCATGGCCTTCTCACGCAAGGGGTTGATCGAGCAGTTGACGTCGGAATACGGTGACGGCTACACCCTCGACCAGGCCACATACGGAGTCGACCAAGCCGGCCTCTGACGACTCCCCTACGCTCGGAACCATGACGTCGTCCCCGATCACCACCTACCTGCAGGACATCCACGCGCGTATCGCCCGGGTGCGCGACGGCGTCCCCTATGAGGTCGGCCCTGCCGGGACCCTGATCGATCCGGACCACTTCGGCATCGCGTTGGCCACGGTCGACGGCTACGTCTACGAGGTGGGAGTGACCGATCACGAGTTCTCGATGCAGTCGATCTCCAAGCCCTTCAGCTACGGACTCGCGCTCGACGACCTCGGCATGGCGGCAGTCGACGCCAAGATCGACGTCGAACCGTCCGGAGACGCGTTCAACGACCTCTCCCTCACCTCGGGCACGAGCCGGCCCGCCAACGCGATGATCAACGCCGGGGCACTCGCGGTCGCCTCCCTCATCAAGGGCGGCGGTGGGCGTAGCGCCGTGCAACGGATCACCGAGTTGTACTCCCAGTGCGCCGGCCGCCCGCTGCGCAGCGCCGGGCGCGCCTACCAGGCCGAGCGTCGTCACAGCGACCGCAACCACGGACTGGCATACCTGCTCAGCTCGGTCGGCGTGATCGAGGGCAGGCCCACGGAGGCGCTGGCGACCTACCTGCGCCAGTGCACCGTGCAGGTGACCTGCCGAGACCTCGCGCTCATGGCCGCCACCCTCGCCAACGGCGGCACCCACCCGATCACCGGCACGCAGGCGCTCACGCTCGACGCGGTCGAGCGCGTGCTCTCGGTCATGATGACCTCGGGAATGTACGACGACGCCGGCGATTGGGCCAGTCACGTGGGGATGCCAGCGAAATCGGGCGTGGGCGGGGGCATCATCGCGGTGCTTCCGGGCCAGGCCGGCCTCGCGGTCTACTCTCCCCCGCTCGACCGGCACGGCAACAGCGTGCGCGGCGTGGCGGCCTGCCGGCAGCTCTCGCGCGACATGGAGATGCACTTCGTGCGGTCGGCCCGCATCGGCCGATCCGCGATCCGCGACTCCTACCCGATCGATCGCGAGCCGAGCGCGATCCGGCGCACCGACGAGGCCACCGAACTGCTGGCCGAACACGCACACCGGGCCGTGGTGGTCGAGCTCGCCGGGGACCTCTTCTTCGCCGGCACCGAATCGGTCGTGCGGGAACTCACCGGCCTCGACCCGCAGGTCGAGCTCGTGGTGCTCGACGTGCGCCGGGTGGACGAGTTCGGCCGGGTCGCCCTCGACATGCTCGGCACGATCGCCGAGCAGTTCGCGCGCGGCGGCGCCACCCTGCTCCTCGTCGATCCCGAGGACACCCTGGCCCACGCCCTGCCGGAGCTCGCGACGTTCGAATCCCGGGAGGGGGCGATCGCCCGGTGCGAGCACCTCCTGCTCGAGCGGTACGGCAGCGCCCTGCTCGACCCGGGGCGCGTGCTCGTGGCCGACTCCCCCGCGCTCGCGATGCTCGACCAGGAGGACGTCGACGCACTCGCGGGACTCATGGAGCGCCGCAGCTTCGCGGACGGGGAGATCATCCGCCGGGTCGGCCAGCGGTTCGGGGGCGTCTTCTTCATCCTCTCCGGCCGGATCAGCACGATCACGACCGACTCCGACGGGAACAGGGTGCGGGTCACCGCCCTCGGGGCCGGGATGACCTTCGGCGACCTGTCCCTCGCGAGCGAGGATCGCCAGGAGGCGACCGTCAAGGCCACGGGCCCGGTCGAGGTCATGGTGCTCGAC
The window above is part of the Pseudactinotalea sp. HY158 genome. Proteins encoded here:
- a CDS encoding hemerythrin domain-containing protein; this encodes MSTLESDPPSLAEALTREHHEIDAGIELFIAQSRTTETVRDWAQPLVGAMRALRRHIYLEEAIVFPRINTGALMMPVMVMLREHGELWRAMDALEARLAGPAAIEEPARSEVIAACHRMLHLLEVHNSKEEPIIYPHLDADLDDPAQVHLREFLREGRIPAGWVCERG
- a CDS encoding growth/differentiation factor, whose product is MGIDVLAAGGQVWASGSSDGGGGSIGWVFFLAGFLYYGMMYLRYRNSDKRHRHELETEATLDNVQVADDYAGSLKGVSHSRMRGANYKQVEGAQNKRPW
- a CDS encoding TFIIB-type zinc ribbon-containing protein, whose product is MNPSNPNSEATPPANPGAPATTGGAGYGIDPAQGAPRPSADGYGMVDPAAAAATGLPPVSPAGPRIIETDAAAKDGLSKCARCGATEISLNPATGMLRCGFCRFEWATGSAEQALGLNSDISELSGLVMGSGSQDIVPSTDVVLTFKCSACGAEVVINTDESTQARCHWCRNKLSMNQQIPNGAVPDMVLPFALRKEQATEKISQFVKKRRFYAHPKFLKEFEPENVMGVYLPYMVVDINAHARLTGQGEHQTRTYTVKRGDNTQRVYDADIYHVMRDFDVYINDLTVESSSERRDQDSSRNTNNIINTIMPFDVENAVRYDSNYLAGFTSQRRDTNIDDLTPLVDAQARDITRYRVNDTLRFYDRGVRWDSEQVDVKGQRWASAYLPVWLYSYQQRRSNGQTFLHYVAVNARTGETMGSVPINKPKLFAVSAVVQVVGMVLGTIIMVVGG
- a CDS encoding SHOCT domain-containing protein; the protein is MGFIKAFAGAIGGTFADQWKDFLVPPHNLAPTAAIFPAVPQGQNAGRGSNTKGSEHIITNGSRIIVPEGYGLVTFQDGQLTGFIAEPGGFIFTSDDQNSQSIFAGDGIVSPTVKTSWERFKFGGQPGSQQLAFYVNLKEIPNNRFGTQSEIYWDDAYLGAQVGAITRGSYTMRIVDPILLVKQYVPLTYLSASPRVFDFSDLDNDAASQLFNEVVGSLAQAFSIYTNDPSQGNRITRIQSDSVGFAQSLSQAVEQGYSWTTDRGLTIVKVALQSIEYDEDTRALLSDVKKADALGGARGNSFMQQAAARGFQAAGEGGGGAANMAFLGMGLNATGGAAAGLQQPVPQQGYQQVPQQGYGQQHPQGYGQQPPQGYGQQPPQGYGQQPPQGYGQQPPQGYGQQPPQSPSAPEDPVAKLTQLKTMLDQGLITADDYEAAKAKILGI
- a CDS encoding phage holin family protein, whose amino-acid sequence is MIRSILRALIHLATAALGFLLAAFLLERLTLAASGFVVAVLVFTLAQALVSPFVVHQTQKRAAALMSGVGLISTFIALLLASLVPGGLTIAGLGTWILATVIVWFVTAVGGWILPPLLLKKKPSAAPA
- a CDS encoding META domain-containing protein; this encodes MRRLRVGMVVLAVAASALSGCGEAATSAQGTWGSSGGDETRLTFTGEGLITGTDGCNRLSGTWQQDGDDVTLAGLATTLMACPDVDVWLIDPASAVVDGDTMHLYDSDGAQIGDLSRE
- a CDS encoding Ltp family lipoprotein; translation: MDDGAPEYQQHAPGYGATESTDRQPTARPWYKKKRFILPLGGVALLVAIAIVGGGRDDPGTAVPSAQVEGEGRAPSATAGQTETEAADEEESARAAEEEASRAAEEEASRAAEEESSRAAEEEASKAAAKAEEEAAAQAALTAGQSNALRAAESYLSFMPFSRNGLIEQLSSEYGDGYSVEDATFAADNVEVDWNEQAAKAAANYLDLMAFSRKGLIEQLTSEYGDGYTLDQATYGVDQAGL
- the glsA gene encoding glutaminase A yields the protein MTSSPITTYLQDIHARIARVRDGVPYEVGPAGTLIDPDHFGIALATVDGYVYEVGVTDHEFSMQSISKPFSYGLALDDLGMAAVDAKIDVEPSGDAFNDLSLTSGTSRPANAMINAGALAVASLIKGGGGRSAVQRITELYSQCAGRPLRSAGRAYQAERRHSDRNHGLAYLLSSVGVIEGRPTEALATYLRQCTVQVTCRDLALMAATLANGGTHPITGTQALTLDAVERVLSVMMTSGMYDDAGDWASHVGMPAKSGVGGGIIAVLPGQAGLAVYSPPLDRHGNSVRGVAACRQLSRDMEMHFVRSARIGRSAIRDSYPIDREPSAIRRTDEATELLAEHAHRAVVVELAGDLFFAGTESVVRELTGLDPQVELVVLDVRRVDEFGRVALDMLGTIAEQFARGGATLLLVDPEDTLAHALPELATFESREGAIARCEHLLLERYGSALLDPGRVLVADSPALAMLDQEDVDALAGLMERRSFADGEIIRRVGQRFGGVFFILSGRISTITTDSDGNRVRVTALGAGMTFGDLSLASEDRQEATVKATGPVEVMVLDAEAIDELEDRDPRLAIQLWRALARDAHSRVYRYARAVAVRIRD